Proteins from one Anopheles nili chromosome 2, idAnoNiliSN_F5_01, whole genome shotgun sequence genomic window:
- the LOC128731984 gene encoding vacuolar protein sorting-associated protein 37B has translation MYQPYLNQAVQSLQTLSSDELRDLLGDDEKLDERVAEAVKSLESSKDLIIGENRSLAEANLEFEPQMIELRSRVQELAEECGALAETVKQKMNELTTKSDKSNAETLLALLQTAAAESEEESENIVKQFLDSELTADAYLEQFMGIRKLMHNRKVKAEKMTDLLRSNRPQTQRYDGRYPSISYPSPSSSTHSGYYPPPSMPGPSSAVPYPVGPSGMPMPMSMFQPPKF, from the exons ATGTACCAACCATACCTCAATCAGGCTGTCCAATCGCTACAAACGCTTAGCTCAGACGAGCTGAGAGATTTGCTTGGCGATGACGAGAAGCTAGACGAACGGGTTGCTGAAGCG GTCAAGTCGTTAGAATCATCAAAAGATTTGATAATTGGCGAAAACCGAAGTCTTGCAGAGGCGAACCTGGAATTTGAGCCACAGATGATTGAACTGCGTTCAAGAGTTCAGGAACTGGCCGAGGAGTGTGGCGCTCTTGCTGAAACCGTGAAGcagaaaatgaatgaacttA CTACCAAATCCGACAAATCAAATGCAGAGACACTGCTTGCTCTTCTACAGACAGCCGCAGCAGAAAGTGAGGAAGAGTCAGAAAATATTGTCAAGCAGTTTCTAGACAGTGAACTGACGGCAGATGCGTATTTGGAACAATTTATGGGTATTCGTAAATTGATGCACAATAGAAAAGTGAAGGCGGAAAAGATGACTGATTTGCTTCGCAGTAACCGACCTCAAACGCAAAGATATGATGGCCGATATCCGTCGATTTCATATCCATCTCCGTCATCTTCTACACATAGTGGCTACTATCCTCCACCATCGATGCCAGGACCCAGCAGTGCCGTGCCATATCCTGTTGGCCCTTCAGGGATGCCGATGCCGATGTCAATGTTTCAACCACCAAAATTTTAA
- the LOC128731455 gene encoding neutral ceramidase-like → MQSFGATFFLLTVVLVCCGPTGTTASYRLGVGRADCTGPPVEIGFMGYGEFSQRGQGIHLRQFARAFIFEDSDGSRVVFVSADAGMMGHAVKRDVLNLLKARYGDTYRFENVVLSGSHSHSVPSGFLMSYLYDIASLGFVPQNFDALVEGITLAIVRAHENVREGRVFLSETTVHEANINRSPSAYENNPQEERDLYRDYTDKKLVQLRLVDMADRLVGAINWFAVHPTSMNKTNRYISSDNVGYASVLLELDRNGVLVPGQGEFVGAFASTNLGDASPNIMGPKCEKTGLPCDMLTSSCPPGAGACIASGPGKDMFESTKIIGTRLYSAATTLLNAKGGREVNGPIKFAHQFIDMTEMKVPYVDPETGKQKVAQGCYPAMGYSFGAGTTDGPGAFDFRQATLTDSSFWNTARDILAEPTAEDKQCQAPKPILIASGRAKFSYEMQPKIVPTQLLVIGDIALAAVPAEFTTMSGRRLRAAVRQASVESGAREMTVVVAGLSNMYTSYVATPEEYAIQRYEGASTLYGPHTLTIYLEQFRKLMRVIARDETVEPGPWPPFEDDKQITLSTGVVFDGHPFGWYFGDCKLQPKETAYRHGDIVRVMFIAGNPRNNLMHERTYFTVERLRPDFEETNSVEQHSHRQDRWEVIATDANWETRFKWHRRSTLFAYSDIELEWEIADWIEPGTYRIQHFGYWRYILGGTFPYNGTTRNFSVQ, encoded by the exons ATGCAGAGTTTTGGGGCCACGTTCTTCCTCCTAACGGTAGTTCTAGTCTGCTGTGGCCCGACCGGGACGACGGCTTCCTACCGGCTGGGCGTGGGTCGAGCGGATTGTACTGGACCACCGGTTGAGATTGGATTC ATGGGTTACGGCGAATTTTCCCAGCGTGGTCAAGGTATTCACCTTCGTCAGTTCGCGCGAGCTTTCATCTTCGAGGATAGCGACGGGTCACGCGTGGTTTTCGTCAGCGCGGACGCAGGCATGATGGGACACGCGGTCAAGCGCGACGTGTTGAATCTGTTAAAGGCGCGGTACGGTGACACGTACCGGTTCGAGAACGTGGTGCTGAGCGGTTCGCACAGCCACAGCGTCCCGTCCGGGTTCCTGATGTCGTATCTGTACGATATCGCGTCACTGGGCTTTGTGCCGCAGAACTTTGACGCACTTGTCGAGGGTATCACGCTTGCGATCGTACGAGCGCACGAAAACGTGCGCGAAGGCCGCGTGTTCCTGTCTGAGACCACCGTCCACGAGGCGAACATCAACCGTAGTCCGAGTGCGTACGAGAACAACCCACAGGAAGAGCGGGACCTGTACCGTGACTACACGGACAAGAAGCTGGTGCAGCTGCGGCTCGTAGACATGGCTGACCGGTTGGTCGGTGCCATTAACTGGTTCGCCGTTCATCCAACATCGATGAACAAAACGAACCGGTACATCTCGAGTGACAACGTTGGGTACGCTTCCGTTTTGCTCGAGCTGGATCGAAATGGAGTGCTGGTGCCCGGGCAGGGCGAGTTTGTCGGTGCGTTTGCGTCCACCAATCTCGGGGATGCCTCACCGAACATTATGGGACCGAAGTGCGAGAAAACGGGGTTGCCGTGCGATATGCTGACCTCGTCCTGTCCACCTGGCGCAGGGGCGTGCATTGCATCGGGTCCCGGGAAGGATATGTTCGAGAGTACGAAAATCATCGGCACGCGGCTGTACAGCGCTGCGACG ACGCTGCTGAACGCAAAGGGAGGGCGCGAGGTGAACGGACCGATCAAGTTCGCGCATCAATTCATTGACATGACGGAAATGAAGGTACCGTACGTGGATCCGGAGACGGGCAAGCAGAAAGTGGCCCAAGGATGCTATCCAGCGATGGGATACAGCTTTGGTGCCGGCACTACCGATGGTCCTGGAGCATTCGATTTTCGACAAGCCACGCTGACTGATTCTTCCTTCTGGAACACGGCTCGGGATATTCTGGCAGAGCCGACGGCAGAGGACAAACAGTGCCAAGCGCCGAAGCCCATCCTCATAGCGAGCGGTAGAGCGAAGTTTTCCTACGAGATGCAGCCAAAGATAGTCCCGACACAGTTACTGGTAATTGGAGATATTGCCCTGGCGGCTGTCCCGGCCGAGTTTACGACCATGTCTGGCCGGAGGTTGCGAGCGGCGGTTCGCCAAGCATCGGTGGAGAGTGGCGCCAGGGAGATGACAGTCGTCGTTGCGGGCCTTTCCAATATGTACACCAGCTATGTGGCGACACCGGAGGAGTACGCCATCCAGCGGTATGAAGGTGCCTCAACGCTCTATGGGCCGCATACACTTACCATCTACTTGGAGCAGTTCCGCAAGCTAATGCGTGTAATCGCACGTGATGAAACAGTGGAACCAGGACCGTGGCCACCGTTCGAAGACGATAAGCAAATCACACTCTCGACAGGAGTGGTGTTCGACGGCCATCCCTTCGGTTGGTACTTCGGCGATTGTAAGCTACAGCCCAAAGAAACAGCCTACCGCCATGGTGACATCGTGCGGGTGATGTTCATCGCCGGCAATCCTCGCAATAATCTGATGCACGAACGGACGTACTTCACCGTGGAGCGTTTGAGGCCCGACTTTGAAGAAACCAACAGCGTGGAACAACACAGCCACCGCCAGGACAGGTGGGAAGTGATTGCGACCGATGCGAACTGGGAAACGAGATTCAAATGGCACCGACGCTCGACCCTGTTCGCTTACAGCGACATCGAGTTGGAGTGGGAAATCGCGGATTGGATCGAACCAGGAACGTACCGAATACAGCACTTTGGCTACTGGCGGTACATTTTGGGGGGTACATTCCCGTACAACGGCACTACGCGAAATTTTAGCGTGCAATAA